The DNA sequence AGCAGGGAGAACTCGGTGCGGCTGAACTCGATCGCGCGCCCTGCCCGGCGTCCGGTCCGGGTTGCCGGGTCGACCACGAGGTCGGCGAAGCCCAGCTCGCTGCCCGCGTCCGGCTCGGCCACGGCGGTACGGCGCAGCAGGGCCCTGATCCGTGCCACCAGCTCGTCCAGCGCGAACGGCTTGACCAGGTAGTCGTCGGCTCCTGCCTCCAGACCGTCCACCCGCTCACTGACAGAGCCGAGGGCCGTGAGCACCAGCACCGGCGTACGGTCGCCGAGGGAACGCAGGCAACGGCAGACCGCGAGGCCGTCCAGGCCGGGGAGCATGACGTCGAGCACCACGGCGTCGGGCTCCCAGTCGGCGATGGCGGTCAGCGCCGCCATGCCGTCCTCCGCACCGCGCACCTGATAGCCCTCGACGGCGAGCCCGTCCTCCACGGCGTACCGCACCTCCGGCTCGTCGTCGACCACCAGAACCTTCGGTGCGCTCGGGCACCCACCATCACCACTCATGGCAGACAGCCTGCCAAAACGCGCTCTTAGGAACTTCTTAGAGGCGGTCAGCAGCGTGATCGCCATGAGGACACCGCACATATCCCAGGCCCGGCTGTCGGTGGTGATCGGCGCGGGCGGCACGGGTGGGCACATCTATCCCGGTCTGGCCCTGGCGGACGCGCTGCGGCGAGCCGCGCCCGACGCCGTGATCTCCTTCGTGGGCACCGAGCGCGGGCTGGAGACCCGGCTCATCCCCGAGGCCGGTTACCGCCTCCACACCGTCGACATGATCCCGTTCGATCCGTCGCTCGGCGCCAGACGCTTCCTGCTGCCGGCGGCGCTGATCAAGTCCGGCACCCAGGCCAAGGCGGTGCTGCGCGCGCAGGGCGCGCAGGTCGCGGTCGGCATGGGCGGCTACCCGAGTGCCCCGGTGATCGTCGGGGCGCGGATGGCCGGGCTGCCCAGCGTCATCCACGAATCGAACGCGGTCCCCGGACGTGCCAACCGGTTCGCTGCACTGCTCACCGACCAGATCACCCTGGCCTTCGAGGAGAGCCGGGGGCACCTGACCGGCAGTCGGCACGCCGACGTCGTCGGCATGCCCATCGCGGCGGGACTGGCCGCGCTGGACCGAACGGGGCAGCGCGCGGAGGCCCGGAGGGGGCTCGGGGTTCCGGTCGAGGGCCGACTGCTGGTGGTCAACGGCGGCAGCCTGGGGGCAGCCCGGCTCACCGCAGCGGCCACCGGCCTCGCCCAGCGCTGGCGGCACCGGACCGACGTACACCTGCTGATCAAGACCGGACCTGCCGCCCTGGACGAGACCCGCCGACAGCTCGCCGTGACCGGTGGCGACCGGGTGGCGACCGCCGTGCCCTATCTCGACCGCATGGACCTGGCGTACGCGGCCGCCGACCTGGCCGTCTGCCGCGCGGGGTCCGCGACCGTCGCCGAGCTCGCGACGACCCGTACACCGGCCGTCCTGGTGCCCTACCCGTACGCGCCGGGCGACCACCAGACCCACAACGCCAGGGTCCTGACCGACGCGGGCGCCGGACTGCTGCTGCCCGACGCCGAAACCGACGCCGACCGCCTGGCCGCCCTCACCGAGCCACTGCTGTCCGAGCCGTCCCGGCTGGCCGCCATGTCCGCCGCCGCGCACCCGGGCCGGCACGCACAGGCGGCCGACCTGCTGGCCGCCCATGTGCTGCGTCTGGCCGGCCGCCCCTCCCGCCACCCCATCCTTCCCACGACGACCGAAACGGAGATCGCCCGATGACCACCCCCACTCCCCAGCCCACGCCCGCCGACTTCGACTGGACCGGACGCACCGTGCTGGTCACCGGCGCCGAGGGTTTCATCGGTTCCACTCTCGTCGATCTCCTCGTCTCCCGAGGTGCCCGCGTCCGCGCCTTCGTCCACTACAAGCCCTACGGCGACAAGGGCCACCTCGCCTCCTATCTCGCCGACCCGCACAGCCCCGTCGAGATGCTCGCCGGCGACGTCCGGGACGCGGGGCGGGTCATGGACGCGGTCGAGGGCTGCGACACCGTCTTCCACCTCGCCGCGCTGATCGGCATCCCCTACAGCTACGACTCCCCCGGCGCCTACGTCCAGACCAACATGGTCGGCACCGAGAACGTGGCCGAGGCCTGCCGCCGGCACCAGGTGCGGCGCCTGGTGCACACCTCCACCAGCGAGGTCTACGGCACCGCACGTACCGCACCGATCAGCGAGGACCACCCGCTCCAGCCGCAGTCCCCCTACTCCGCCTCCAAGATCGGCGCGGACATGATGGCGCTGTCCCACTGGCACGCCTTCGAGCTGCCGGTGACAGTCGTACGCCCCTTCAACACCTACGGCCCCCGGCAGTCCGCCCGTGCGGTGATCCCCACCATCCTGTCCCAACTGCACGCCGGAGCAAGGCAGATCAAGCTCGGCTCACTCACGCCCACCCGCGACTTCACCTACGTCACGGACACCGCCCACGGCTTCCTGGCCCTGGCCGCCTGCGACCGCGCCCTCGGCCACAGCGTCAACCTCGGCACCGGGCAGGAGATCTCCGTCGGAGACCTCGCCAAGGCGCTCATCAACGCCTCCGGCCGCGACGCCGAGATCGTCGTCGACCCGAGCCGACTGCGGCCGACGGGCAGTGAGGTCCATCGGCTGCTGTCCGACAACTCCCGCGCCCGTGAGTGGGCCGGCTGGGAGCCGCAGGTTCCGCTCGAGGAAGGACTGCGGCGCACCTCCGACTGGGTCGCCGACAACCTCCACCTCTTCGCCGCCGACCGCTACCAGGTCTGATCAAGCCACGGTCCGCAGCACATCGTCCACACCGGCGGCCCACACAAGCCATGTGGGCCGCCGACACCCTCACGGCGATCTGTGGTGCGGCGCATGCCTGCTGCGCAAGGAGAGCACCCCTGAGAAGGTCTGTCGCCGACTGCTCCGCGAGGCCAGACTGTGGCACCGCGCTCCGGCAGCATCGACGCCCCGCTCGTGACCTGCCCCGCCTGCACACGCCAGCAACGGCAAACTACGGGGCCGGCCAACTGATCCGACCTGGCCGCGCCGAGCTCGGCGACCGACCCGCCGGGCCGCACCACCACCTACGGCTGCCCCGGCGCAGCGGGACGTGCTGCTGAACGGCCGTCACCCGCAGCCGCGTCCCGGGACACACGCCCGCAAGCGGGTGATCGACGCCGCAACCCGGCGCACGAGGTGCGCACTTGGCTCGCCGCGTTCGCCGCGCGGAGCACCGGGCGGTCCTTACGAGGTCACCTAGCGCTTCCACCCGCCCATCCCCGAGTACATCGCCCTGCCGGGGTGTGGGACGGGCGGCGGATCGCTCGACGCCGGACGCGGGGCCGGCGCGGGCCCCAGCATGACAAGCTGTGCTCACACTGCCCGAACCCAGGAAGGTCACCATGACTACAGAGTCTCCACAGCAAGAAGGTTCGGAGCCGGTCGAACCCGAGAGCCCTGCCCTGGCGCCCGACGAGGAGGGCCAGTACGACCTGAAGGGCAAGTTCCGGGAGGCCCTGGCGCGCAAGCGTGCCAGGCAGGAGGAGGACGCGGCGACCCTGTCTGCGAGCAGCGACGCGTCGAAGATCCGAGGTGCGCACGGCCCGGCCGCCAGTCAGCGGTCGTTCCGGCGAAAGAGCGGCGGCTGAGTTTGCCCCTTCGGTTCCTCCCGCGCCGGCGGGAGGAACGCCTTCTGTCCGGTGCGCCGGGGGCAGCGCAGGCGGCTGCCGAAGAGGCACGTGGGCACATGGGCACGTGCAATGAGTGCCCCGAAACCCGGACCACTGCGATCGCTGGGCCCGGCAAATGATTCCAGTCCCTTGAAAAGTCCCGCATCTGCGTGGACACCTCAAGGGCCGGCTCCTACCCTCACCGACGGCGCGGCATCGTCGTACGCAACCAAGGAGTCGCATGTCCTTACCAGCAGTCAGACGTGCCTCGGCCGTCGCCCTGACCGTGGCAGCCACGCTGGTGGCCGCCACGGTCCCCGCGCAGGCGGACCCGATCCCGAAGGCGCCCGGCCACCGTCTCGTCGCCTCCTACTCGGGCGAACCCGCCGAGCCCGAGCCGTTGCCCGGCGAGCAGCCGCCTCAGCATCCCTACATGGCGGCCAACGGCCGCAGCGGCATGCACGCCGACGCCTGGGGCAGCGCGACGTACCCGTGGAGCGGCCCTCTGGGCAATGCGCCGGAGGTCAGCAGCGAGAAGATGGCGGCCCTCGGCGGCGAGTGCGCGAACGTGACCTTCGACAGGGCAGGACGGATCGTCACGGTGTGCGGGACGTTCACCGGGTTCCTGGTCAAGTTGCTCGATCCCCGTACGCTCGCGACCTTGGCGGAGTACAAGCTGCCGCAGCGCCCGTCCACCGTGGAAGCGATCACCCGGCTGGACTTCTCCCGGATCTTCAAGGACACGTCCGGGGGCGCGTACTCGTACCTGGACGATGAGGACCGCCTGGTGCTCGCGGACTCGCGGCAGCACATCATCCGTCTCGCCCACCGTCAACAGCCCGACGGCAGCTGGGAGTTCACCGTCGCCGACGACTGGAACCTGACCGGCCACATCCCGCACGACTGCGTGACCTGGACCAACCTGTACCCCAGCGGGGAGTGCGACCCCATCACGTCGGTGCTGCCGGACTGGCAGGGCCGCATCTGGTGGGTCACCCGGCAAGGCCGCGTCGGTACCGTCGACCCGGGAACGGGCGCTGTCCGTTCGATTCGTCTGGCCGGCGAGGAGATCCAGAACTCCTTCTCGGTTGCCGCCGACGGTGTGTCGATCGTCTCCGACCATGCCCTGTACGAGTTCACCGCCACGGCGGACGGAACACCGTCCGTGGTGTGGCGGCAGGCCTACGACAGGGGCACCGGCAGCAAGCCGGGTTCCGTCAACCAGGGTTCGGGTACCACCCCGGACATCTTCGGCCCCGACGGGAAGTACGTCGCGATCACCGACAACGCCGACGACCGCATGAACGTGCTGGTCTACCGGCGCGGCACCGGCGTGCCGGCCGGCGAGCGGGTCCTGTGCAAGGTTCCGGTCTTCGGCTCCGGCGCATCCACGACCGACAACTCCCTGATCAGCTGGGGAAACAGCCTCGTCCTCGAGAACAACTACGGCTACGAGAACGTCGGATCGCTCACCTTCGCAAAGAGCGTCGTCGGCGGCGTCACCCGCATCGACGTCCGCCCCGACGGCAGCGGATGCCACACCGTTTGGGAGACAAGCGAGCGAGCCCCGTCCGTCGTGCCGAAGCTCTCCACCGCCAACGGCCTGATCTACCTGTACACCAAGGACCCCAACTCCATTGGCGTCGCCGCCTGGTACCTGACGGCCGTCGACTTCCGCACGGGCGCCACGCGGTGGAAGCAACTCGTAGGGACCGGCCTTCTCTACGACAACAACTGGGCACCGGTCACCATCGGCCCTGACGGCACCGCATACACGGGCGTCTTCAACGGACTCACGTCCGTACACGACGGGGACCAGGGCCGGCGATGAACGTGCTGGTCGCAGCCGGTTGTTGAGGGCTGCGACCAGCGTACGGCGGTGGACGCCGCCCCGGTGACAGATCGGCGTCCCCGCAGGCCTGCCGGACTCGGGTCGGCGAACCGCACGACCCTCCGAGAGCCAGGTGCGTGACCACTCCGCACGCCGGGCTGACGGGGACCGGGCCGCAACAACGCCCCTCGGCTCGGCGAGCGGCAACCGCGAGCAGCTCCAGCGCGCCCGCAACCGGGCCGGCCGCCAGGCTCGTTCCTTGGCGGAGGGCCCGGCTCCGCGTATGCCTCTCAGTCACATACGCGAACCACATCTCTGTGAATGCCGAAGCAATTGTGGATGACGACAGGGCTCTTGTAGCCCCAAGTGGGCTCTGCTTTCCTGGTTAGGAAAGTTTCCTATCAATCCCCCACCTGAACGAGGTTCATATGAGGGCATCACCTCTGTCGCTTCGGCAGGGTGCGGTAGCCGCCGCGCTCGGCAGCATCCTCCTGCTCCTCCTCAGCGTCATCCCGACCGGCACCGCCCGAGCGGCCGGCACGGATCAGCGTGCCGCGGCCGCCACGCCGGTCTCCGTCAACGGCCAGCTCAGAGTCTGTGGCACCAAGCTCTGCAACAGCCGCGGGAACCCCATCCAGTTGCGAGGCATGAGCACCCACGGCACCCAGTGGTACCCGCACTGCCTGACCAGCGGTTCGCTCGACGCCCTGGCCGGCGACTGGAAGGCCGACGTCCTGCGCGTCTCGACCTACGTGCAGGAGGGCGGCTACGAGACGAACCCGCAGCACTTCACCAACCTCGCGAACTCCCTGATCCAGCAGGCGACCGACCGCGGCATGTACGTGATCGTCGACTGGCACATGCTCACCCCGGGCGACCCCAACACGAACCTGAGCAAGGCCCGGCAGTTCTTCACCGACATCGCCAACCGCAACAAGGATAAGAACAACGTCCTCTACGAGATCGCCAACGAGCCCAGCGGCGTGAGCTGGTCACGGATCAAGAGCTACGCGGAGCAGATCATCCCGACCATCCGCACCATCGACTCCGACGCTCCCGTGCTGGTCGGAACCCGCGCATGGTCCTCGTTCGGTGTCTCCGAGGGCGCCAACGAGTCGGAAGTGGTGAACAACCCGGTCAGGGCGTCCAACATCATGTACACCTTCCACTTCTACGCGTACTCGCACCGCGACGAGTACCTGGCGACCCTCTCCCGCGCCGCCGACAAGCTCCCGGTGTTCGTCACCGAGTTCGGCACCCAGAACTACGCAGGCGAGGGCAGCAACGACTTCGCCATGTCGCAGCGCTACCTCGACCTCATGGCCTCCAAGAAGATCAGCTGGACGAACTGGAACTTCTCCGACGACAACCGCTCCGGCGCCGTCTTCAAGACCGGGACGTGCGACAGGTCCGGCCCCTGGACCGGCACCTCGCCGCTGAAGCCTGCCGGAGTCTGGATTCGCGAGCGCATCATGTCGCCGGACACCTGGTAGTCCCGGGAACAACGGGCAGTCGCCGGACAACTGGTAATGGGCGAACGTAAATGAGTGTGATCGAACCGGTGGCCTGTGTGTCTCACACAGGCCACCTCATCTTGCGAAGCGACGTCGCCGGCCGGGGTCATCCCTTGGCCGGTGTGGTGGGTGCCGCCTCCGTGGGGCTTTCCGCAGCGGATGACGTGATCACTTCGGAGGTCGCGGAGCGTCCGCCACGCCGGTCCATGAGACCCCCCGTGAAGGCCAGGCCGAGGCCTGCGACGGCCAGGGCGGCGCCGACGAGGTTGGGCGACGCCCAGCCCCAGCCCGCGGAGATGGCCAGTCCGCCGAGCCAGGCGCCGCCCG is a window from the Streptomyces sp. NBC_00299 genome containing:
- a CDS encoding response regulator transcription factor → MSGDGGCPSAPKVLVVDDEPEVRYAVEDGLAVEGYQVRGAEDGMAALTAIADWEPDAVVLDVMLPGLDGLAVCRCLRSLGDRTPVLVLTALGSVSERVDGLEAGADDYLVKPFALDELVARIRALLRRTAVAEPDAGSELGFADLVVDPATRTGRRAGRAIEFSRTEFSLLELLLRHPGQVLPRETILERVWGRDFGPESNSLAVYVGYLRRKLEADGEPRLVHTVHGVGYRLDLP
- a CDS encoding UDP-N-acetylglucosamine--N-acetylmuramyl-(pentapeptide) pyrophosphoryl-undecaprenol N-acetylglucosamine transferase gives rise to the protein MRTPHISQARLSVVIGAGGTGGHIYPGLALADALRRAAPDAVISFVGTERGLETRLIPEAGYRLHTVDMIPFDPSLGARRFLLPAALIKSGTQAKAVLRAQGAQVAVGMGGYPSAPVIVGARMAGLPSVIHESNAVPGRANRFAALLTDQITLAFEESRGHLTGSRHADVVGMPIAAGLAALDRTGQRAEARRGLGVPVEGRLLVVNGGSLGAARLTAAATGLAQRWRHRTDVHLLIKTGPAALDETRRQLAVTGGDRVATAVPYLDRMDLAYAAADLAVCRAGSATVAELATTRTPAVLVPYPYAPGDHQTHNARVLTDAGAGLLLPDAETDADRLAALTEPLLSEPSRLAAMSAAAHPGRHAQAADLLAAHVLRLAGRPSRHPILPTTTETEIAR
- a CDS encoding GDP-mannose 4,6-dehydratase, with the translated sequence MTTPTPQPTPADFDWTGRTVLVTGAEGFIGSTLVDLLVSRGARVRAFVHYKPYGDKGHLASYLADPHSPVEMLAGDVRDAGRVMDAVEGCDTVFHLAALIGIPYSYDSPGAYVQTNMVGTENVAEACRRHQVRRLVHTSTSEVYGTARTAPISEDHPLQPQSPYSASKIGADMMALSHWHAFELPVTVVRPFNTYGPRQSARAVIPTILSQLHAGARQIKLGSLTPTRDFTYVTDTAHGFLALAACDRALGHSVNLGTGQEISVGDLAKALINASGRDAEIVVDPSRLRPTGSEVHRLLSDNSRAREWAGWEPQVPLEEGLRRTSDWVADNLHLFAADRYQV
- a CDS encoding DUF5302 domain-containing protein, giving the protein MTTESPQQEGSEPVEPESPALAPDEEGQYDLKGKFREALARKRARQEEDAATLSASSDASKIRGAHGPAASQRSFRRKSGG
- a CDS encoding glycoside hydrolase family 5 protein codes for the protein MRASPLSLRQGAVAAALGSILLLLLSVIPTGTARAAGTDQRAAAATPVSVNGQLRVCGTKLCNSRGNPIQLRGMSTHGTQWYPHCLTSGSLDALAGDWKADVLRVSTYVQEGGYETNPQHFTNLANSLIQQATDRGMYVIVDWHMLTPGDPNTNLSKARQFFTDIANRNKDKNNVLYEIANEPSGVSWSRIKSYAEQIIPTIRTIDSDAPVLVGTRAWSSFGVSEGANESEVVNNPVRASNIMYTFHFYAYSHRDEYLATLSRAADKLPVFVTEFGTQNYAGEGSNDFAMSQRYLDLMASKKISWTNWNFSDDNRSGAVFKTGTCDRSGPWTGTSPLKPAGVWIRERIMSPDTW